A section of the Harmonia axyridis chromosome 2, icHarAxyr1.1, whole genome shotgun sequence genome encodes:
- the LOC123672391 gene encoding uncharacterized protein K02A2.6-like isoform X1, producing the protein MQDGSDRPLAYASRVLKTAEKRYAQIEREGLAIIFGLSKFNQDLYGNHFYLETDNKALTYVFNPSKGIPEFSANRVRRWATILANYNYQISYVKSSLNKADFLSRLPVDNPDENWADVDPNYIYYFSNVTKQDKILSKILNFVKDGRWPSYAYKENDYKYFASKRFELSIESNALLWNHRVIVPTKLRSKLLNKLHESHLGIVKMKSTARSYFWWPKIDRDIENYIKNCESCKMNQPNPPRSVLSPWPWPEKPWQRIHLDFAGPLRNTMYLIIVDAHSKWLEVLTMKSTTSEMTRETFARFGLPEVVVSDQGTQFKSNQFQTFLAKNGIIYIDGPARHAQSNGQAESSVKVIKTALKKLIQDNFNDTDYALSKFLFDYRNSIHSTTGVTPSELMFRHKIRSQFRSILPPCSPVVKEKVKCSQLKQKSCFKGQRTVCFVPGERVLVRKFSEK; encoded by the coding sequence ATGCAAGATGGTTCAGATAGACCTTTAGCTTATGCCTCAAGAGTTCTTAAAACAGCAGAAAAGCGTTATGCTCAAATAGAGAGAGAGGGTTTGGCGATTATTTTCGGTTTGAGTAAATTTAATCAGGATTTGTACGGAAatcatttttatctagaaacTGATAATAAAGCTTTAACCTATGTTTTCAACCCTTCTAAGGGTATTCCAGAGTTTTCAGCGAATCGAGTTAGACGCTGGGCTACCATTCTTGCTAACTATAATTATCAAATCTCTTATGTCAAGTCTTCTTTGAATAAAGCAGATTTTTTATCTCGACTACCGGTCGATAATCCTGATGAAAATTGGGCGGATGTCgatccaaattatatttattatttttctaatgTGACTAAACAAGAtaaaattttatcgaaaatattgaattttgtgaAAGACGGTCGTTGGCCAAGTTATGCATATAAGGAAAATGATTACAAATATTTTGCTTCTAAGCGATTTGAGTTATCAATTGAGAGTAACGCTCTTTTATGGAATCATAGAGTTATAGTTCCTACGAAACTAAGATCGAAATTGTTGAATAAGTTACATGAAAGTCACTTAGGTATAgttaaaatgaaatcaactgcCAGATCATATTTTTGGTGGCCAAAAATCGATAGAgacattgaaaattatattaaaaattgtgAATCCTGTAAAATGAATCAACCTAATCCACCGAGGTCGGTACTAAGTCCTTGGCCATGGCCAGAAAAACCTTGGCAACGTATTCATTTAGATTTCGCTGGACCACTTAGAAATACTATGTATTTGATTATTGTTGACGCCCATTCAAAATGGTTGGAAGTTTTAACTATGAAAAGTACCACTTCAGAAATGACTAGAGAAACTTTCGCGAGATTCGGTTTACCGGAAGTTGTTGTGTCTGATCAAGGTACTCAATTCAAATCCAATCAATTTCAGACATTTTTGGCAAAAAATGGGATTATATATATCGACGGACCTGCTCGGCATGCACAATCAAATGGTCAAGCTGAGTCCTCAGTTAAAGTGATCAAAACTGCGCTAAAGAAATTAATCCAAGATAATTTCAACGATACAGACTATGCTTTgtctaaatttttatttgattatcGAAATTCAATTCATTCCACGACTGGAGTAACACCTTCAGAATTGATGTTTCGACACAAAATTCGAAGTCAATTCAGATCGATATTACCACCTTGTTCACCTGTAGTGAAAGAAAAAGTTAAATGTTCACAATTGAAACAAAAGTCATGTTTCAAGGGACAAAGAACGGTATGCTTTGTCCCAGGGGAGAGAGTTCTTGTCAGGAAATTTAGTGAGAAATGA
- the LOC123672391 gene encoding uncharacterized protein LOC123672391 isoform X2 — protein MGLPSGQIGDRLFESDNLLTFAEAVKIAKSREAAVGKSGKSPPFPLKKEAQELFQVRSRSQVKPANQKEASGSRAVCCAVCGRKNHEAYRCQFRECLCHICGKPGHLAPMCYSKKNNNSFSNSNSNNWRNRKSGNKFKNCNNFIEKLNSEELYSMSHLKENEKVNPISVQLQILGRTFSFQLDTGAAVSAVSDIFYFEYFRNFELIKTSTILSLYTGQKFKPMGCIILPVNFGGVDSRLTIYVIENGGPPILGRNFLNAFDSLFHFSTEFFPEVVQLFDEYPELFSSGLGTFNKGKAKLLLKNPESVHPKFIKARAVPYALREGKAMELVQ, from the exons ATGGGTCTACCTAGTGGACAAATAGGGGATCGTCTGTTCGAATCAGACAATTTGTTGACATTTGCTGAAGCAGTCAAGATAGCGAAAAGCAGAGAAGCGGCAGTAGGAAAATCCGGAAAATCACCACCATTTCCGCTCAAGAAAGAAGCCCAGGAATTGTTTCAAGTACGCAGTCGTAGTCAGGTGAAACCAGCGAATCAAAAAGAAGCTAGTGGGTCACGTGCGGTTTGCTGCGCTGTTTGTGGTCGTAAGAATCACGAAGCTTATAGGTGTCAATTTCGCGAGTGTTTGTGCCACATCTGTGGTAAACCAGGGCATTTAGCTCCAATGTGTTATTCcaagaaaaataacaattctttttcGAATTCCAATTCAAATAATTGGAGGAATAGGAAGTCTggtaacaaatttaaaaattgtaataattttattgaaaaattgaattctgaaGAATTATATTCAATGAGTCAccttaaagaaaatgaaaaggtTAATCCAATTTCTGTTCAACTTCAAATTTTAGGTAGaacattttcttttcaattagaTACTGGAGCTGCAGTTTCTGCAGTCtctgatatattttattttgagtattttcgtaattttgaattgattaaaaCTAGTACCATTCTTTCTCTTTATACTGGTCAAAAATTTAAGCCAATGGGCTGTATCATTCTTCCTGTAAACTTTGGAGGAGTAGATTCTAGATTGACCATTTATGTAATTGAGAATGGAGGTCCACCAATTTTAGGAAGGAATTTTTTGAATGCATTTgatagtttatttcatttcagcaCTGAATTTTTTCCAGAAGTTGTACAGCTTTTTGATGAGTATcctgaattattttcttctgGCTTGGGAACCTTCAATAAGGGTAAAGCTAAGTTATTACTGAAAAACCCAGAGTCGGTACATCCAAAATTCATCAAGGCTCGTGCAGTGCCTTATGCTTTACGAG AAGGAAAGGCGATGGAATTGGTCCAATGA